The window gattaataaatatatcattGAGAATATAATCTTTTAAATCTAGCTTCAAtacatttaataacaaaaaaattcaatatttcCTTGTGAACTGCTCTTAAGACTTGAAAGTAAAATCGGGgagaaaatttcttttttagtaaaccataaaagataaaaaactaaactaaactaaactaaaaaagttgttgttaatttaattttaatttattaacatatatatataacgaagaattaataaaataaaatggtaaaAAGTATTGCTGTTCATCATAATTTTAAATCGTGCACATAGAAATGTTTAAAATATGCTTAAAACTTATAGTTAGCGCGGCTCACATATGTTGTTTCAGTTAATATTTAGACATAAAGTACTTACATGATATATAACTTATGTTAATATTGGTTATAACCAAAGTTATGTGTATGCAAGTATCATAtcgataatttttttatataatatagtaaAAGAAATGAACGAGTTTAAAGATGAATAACATTAGAGCAATAACGTTTAAGCTGTTAAGAAGATATGCCACTAAACCTAAATCTGAAATTGCTGGAGTACGAGGAAAAGTACATCTAATGAAAATCGAAAATAATAGAGAATTTAAAGATAATCTTGAAGAATTTGATCAAAATGATGTGGAACAATACGAAATCGATTTTGCTGACATTATTGAGTCTTATGCAGATCATGATAggtatatacaaataaatatcaagttatatgtatatcaattatattttcaatatattgTAATTTTTAGGCAAGCTGAAAAGGATTGTAAACTACTGAAACATCGTATCATTAAAAGCAAATATTTTAAGGAGGCAGAACCAAATTTTCTTACATACGTTGAAAAAGATCAAATACAGAAGCTGCATGATGAAAATCCTGATGAATGGACACCTGAAAGACTCAGTGAAAGTTTTCCAGCTTTACCTGAAACCATAAAAAAGATCTTGAAATCAAGATGGCAACCAAAATCAGTAGAAAGGATTCTTGCATACGACAATAAAGTTATTAAGAATTGGAAACAATTCAAAACTGGGCAATTACCAGTGAATTCTAACTTAAAAGAGcatttaatgaaatttaaagaTAGAAAAATTAGTTTAACAGACAGGGAAACTTTAGCAGAAAAATATATACCAGCAAAGATAGAATTTCCAAAACCCAGAAGTTCATTTTTTCGTAGTATTATAGCAGATTCTATTGAGAAGAAACCAATTGCAGAAGATAAAGTATTAATTTCTTCACAAAATCCTCCAAACAAAGATGGAAAGATAACCAATGCAATGAAAGAGAAAGATTCTAGATTAGCCAAGAAAACAAGCAATAGTCTTATAGATACAGAAATGCATAATGAAAAAGCGATCATGAAAAATGAACTGATAATTTCCTCACATAACAATACAAATAGAGATAGAAAAAAATCTATAGTAAATGAGGAAGATTTAAGATTAGTCACAAAAGCAAGCAATGGCTCTGAAAGTAGCAAAATCCACAATGCAAATAAGCATGATATAAAACAGGAAACATTACTCTTTGAAGAATTCTTGAAACACAAATTACATAATTCAGATGCGACATCATATAAAGAAAGGACAACATTGTTGGATACTTATAAAAAGCATATAGAATCTAAGAATTCAGAAGATGTAAGTCTTAACATATTAAATAATACTACAAAAGATACTAATATTGAAGAAAAATGTGTTAGCACTCCAAAGAATTTATCTGATGAAAATATGCTGGATGTTAGAACAAATGCAACTGAATCCAAAGTAGCAACCAAAGCAGAAATCAAAAGTGCAAGCTTGGATACATATGTAAAGGAGCGAATCTCATATATGGATATGGattttgaatatgcaaaacgtATAAAAATTCCTCAAAGTGTTTACAAAAAAGGCAAGACATATAGGATCAAGGATTGTTATTATGATTATGATGGAgaatttttatatagaatacCAGGATTAAGAGGAGGTTGATCACTATATTAATCatataataatttgttatatttatagttttattattgtaaataccatttatatatatattacaatagtATAAATATTTAAGATTATATAAATGTGTGAAAgtaattgaataaaaatatgtatactttttatttataagaaaacttttactaattatatatttgataatatGATACTTTTGAGTAAAATTATCACACTGGCACATATAcaattatcaaatatttatgATTTGTCCTAATTTTTGTCGATAGATGTCCTTCCCACTATCCGCAATATATTTTATGAAGATTTTCGATGTTGCAGATAAATCGTTCGTAAAATGGTAAATAATCCTAATTGCTAACTGAATCATAATCTTCTAATCACGTGAAGACGCGAAATAAGCGTGCTTGTCCTTTTTTTCCTATATTAATTCGAGGTCATGAATGTTTAATTCGCAAGCCGGTCACATTTTTCTCTCACAACTAGGTTATGTTCTTTTGAATAACTTTCATACTTTCGGTCCCGTTGCATCATAAAGTTTAGTTTTTCGAAATTGAGATATTATATTCTGCTTCTACAGAATTTCTTAACGaaataacaatgaaataaataattatacgcGAAAGAAATTGTATAACATGGTAACAATTATCTattgtatataataaaaatttatcaatcCTTAATTCCTATTCCTATATATCTATCCCAGaaaaaaataatgaataatattatattttgatataaaaaaaattgtattaaaaagAATCATTTTAATTTGTACCATGTAAATTATTATCTGTGTGAAAGGAGATTCATTTTCTATGAACTTGAAATGCATGTATATCTTTTTCGTATAGTTCCAGAATTTTTCTGTGACTAAAGCTACCCTTATTGG of the Bombus affinis isolate iyBomAffi1 chromosome 6, iyBomAffi1.2, whole genome shotgun sequence genome contains:
- the LOC126918102 gene encoding uncharacterized protein LOC126918102; the protein is MNNIRAITFKLLRRYATKPKSEIAGVRGKVHLMKIENNREFKDNLEEFDQNDVEQYEIDFADIIESYADHDRQAEKDCKLLKHRIIKSKYFKEAEPNFLTYVEKDQIQKLHDENPDEWTPERLSESFPALPETIKKILKSRWQPKSVERILAYDNKVIKNWKQFKTGQLPVNSNLKEHLMKFKDRKISLTDRETLAEKYIPAKIEFPKPRSSFFRSIIADSIEKKPIAEDKVLISSQNPPNKDGKITNAMKEKDSRLAKKTSNSLIDTEMHNEKAIMKNELIISSHNNTNRDRKKSIVNEEDLRLVTKASNGSESSKIHNANKHDIKQETLLFEEFLKHKLHNSDATSYKERTTLLDTYKKHIESKNSEDVSLNILNNTTKDTNIEEKCVSTPKNLSDENMLDVRTNATESKVATKAEIKSASLDTYVKERISYMDMDFEYAKRIKIPQSVYKKGKTYRIKDCYYDYDGEFLYRIPGLRGG